In Deltaproteobacteria bacterium, the following proteins share a genomic window:
- a CDS encoding ThuA domain-containing protein has translation MTTNNRIDVYLICNARFHDTNFARLELLKLLAEHEDVMVRVGEDYRDLDAINQSQLLVTYTCNVAPAPEQQEGLKQFLTNGKRWFALHATNALVEFVGPERKVGDITIPGAADTPDRAPKFMELLGSRFIAHPPQQNFHVTVSDPMHPLVRGIQAFDVYDEPYYCEYFGKVHTLLESRYTTKATGYVREDWDKDESRPQFYLHPYGAGEVLYLTLGHCRGKYDMQPIMPVCSVERCAWELPVYYELLRRGIRWGIGSL, from the coding sequence ATGACCACCAACAATCGCATTGATGTCTATCTGATCTGTAACGCCAGATTTCACGACACCAATTTCGCTCGCTTAGAGTTACTGAAGCTCTTGGCTGAGCACGAAGATGTGATGGTGAGAGTTGGGGAGGATTATCGCGACCTCGACGCTATCAACCAATCTCAGCTCTTAGTGACATACACATGTAATGTCGCTCCGGCACCCGAGCAACAGGAAGGGCTGAAGCAGTTTCTGACCAACGGCAAGCGTTGGTTTGCGCTACACGCTACCAATGCCTTAGTCGAGTTTGTCGGTCCAGAACGGAAAGTTGGCGATATTACCATCCCTGGTGCCGCCGATACGCCGGACAGAGCTCCGAAGTTCATGGAGTTGCTTGGCAGTCGTTTCATTGCCCATCCGCCACAACAAAACTTTCATGTGACGGTGTCAGACCCGATGCATCCGCTGGTACGCGGCATTCAAGCGTTCGACGTGTACGACGAGCCGTACTACTGCGAGTATTTCGGAAAAGTTCACACCTTATTGGAGTCGCGTTACACAACCAAAGCGACGGGCTACGTACGAGAAGACTGGGACAAAGACGAGTCACGACCACAGTTCTATCTCCATCCGTATGGCGCAGGTGAGGTATTGTACCTGACACTCGGCCACTGTCGCGGCAAGTACGACATGCAACCGATCATGCCCGTGTGTTCGGTTGAACGCTGTGCGTGGGAGTTACCAGTTTACTATGAGTTACTGCGTCGTGGCATTCGCTGGGGGATTGGGTCATTGTAG
- a CDS encoding amidase — protein MADELAALDAMAQADLVRRGELKPIELVDRAIARVEKLNPQLNAVITPLFEKARLQANAPTLATGPFRGVPFLLKDLGCHSAGDPYHEGCRFAKNAGWVEKEDTYMAAKLRAAGFIFLGKTNTPEFGTLPTTEPVAYGPSRNPWDPTRSTGGSSGGSAGAVASGMVPVAHANDGGGSIRIPASECGLVGLKPSRGRLSWGPDYGELWAGLAVEHVVSRSVRDSAAILDIVAGAMPGDPYFAPPPARPFLQEVGAELGKLRIGLMTTAAGGAIKVHPDCVAAVTETARLLESLGHHVEESYPKTLDNNHERFAHVWTLVASSVAAVVEGWSKRVGRPVTADDLELHNWTIAEIGRTKTAAQYVEAVTWLQADTRRIVAWWNEGFDLLLTPTLAEPPPPLGQFVSTRSDPLAAARRTETIIPFTPAFNQTGQPAISLPLHWSKEGLPIGVHLVAAYGREDLLIRIAAQLEQAKPWANKRPAVHA, from the coding sequence ATGGCTGATGAACTTGCTGCTCTCGATGCAATGGCGCAGGCTGATCTGGTACGTCGTGGTGAACTGAAACCCATCGAACTCGTCGATCGGGCGATTGCACGAGTCGAAAAGCTGAATCCGCAACTGAATGCCGTCATTACCCCACTCTTTGAAAAGGCCCGGTTACAAGCAAACGCGCCGACCCTTGCCACTGGCCCGTTTCGTGGCGTGCCGTTTCTCTTGAAAGACCTTGGCTGTCATTCCGCTGGTGATCCGTACCATGAGGGCTGTCGCTTTGCCAAAAATGCGGGCTGGGTGGAAAAAGAAGATACCTATATGGCAGCGAAGTTACGTGCGGCTGGGTTCATCTTCTTGGGAAAAACCAATACCCCGGAATTTGGTACATTACCGACCACTGAACCTGTAGCATACGGCCCAAGTAGAAACCCATGGGATCCTACACGTTCAACTGGTGGTTCCAGTGGTGGCTCAGCCGGTGCGGTGGCGTCTGGGATGGTTCCTGTCGCGCACGCTAACGATGGCGGTGGCTCGATTCGTATCCCTGCGAGTGAGTGTGGCCTTGTTGGACTCAAACCGTCGCGTGGTCGTTTGTCGTGGGGACCGGACTATGGTGAGCTGTGGGCTGGGTTGGCCGTCGAACATGTAGTGAGTCGATCTGTTCGTGACTCGGCAGCGATCCTTGATATTGTTGCTGGAGCCATGCCGGGTGATCCCTATTTTGCGCCACCGCCAGCCCGACCATTTTTGCAGGAAGTTGGTGCTGAGCTGGGAAAATTACGCATCGGGCTAATGACGACGGCAGCAGGCGGCGCTATTAAGGTCCACCCTGATTGTGTCGCTGCAGTGACAGAGACGGCTCGCCTGCTGGAATCCCTCGGCCATCATGTTGAAGAGTCCTACCCCAAAACCCTTGACAATAATCACGAACGGTTTGCGCATGTGTGGACCTTGGTCGCGAGTTCGGTAGCCGCAGTTGTTGAAGGGTGGAGTAAGCGGGTCGGGCGACCAGTAACCGCTGATGATCTTGAGCTGCATAACTGGACGATTGCGGAGATTGGGCGGACGAAAACTGCGGCACAGTATGTTGAAGCCGTGACCTGGCTGCAAGCGGATACTCGACGCATCGTGGCGTGGTGGAACGAAGGATTTGATCTCCTTCTCACTCCTACATTGGCTGAACCACCTCCACCGCTTGGGCAGTTTGTTTCGACACGGAGTGATCCCCTAGCAGCTGCGCGAAGAACTGAGACGATTATTCCCTTTACTCCAGCGTTTAATCAGACCGGACAGCCCGCGATCTCTTTACCGTTACATTGGAGTAAAGAAGGACTACCGATAGGTGTCCATCTGGTGGCTGCGTATGGACGTGAGGATTTACTGATTCGTATCGCCGCACAACTTGAGCAAGCCAAACCGTGGGCAAATAAACGACCGGCGGTGCATGCATGA
- a CDS encoding DUF485 domain-containing protein: MISSTQWERVAALDEFKALLDAKRKFIVPATIFFLVYYFALPILVGYAPHLMETKVLGVVNLAYVFALSQFFMAWILAAMYLRAAGRFDEMAKDVVDKARR, from the coding sequence ATGATCTCAAGCACCCAATGGGAGCGTGTCGCAGCGCTGGACGAGTTTAAAGCGCTCCTCGATGCGAAGCGCAAGTTTATTGTTCCGGCAACCATCTTCTTTCTGGTCTATTATTTTGCGCTTCCCATCCTTGTGGGGTATGCCCCACACCTCATGGAAACGAAAGTCCTCGGCGTCGTGAACCTTGCCTACGTGTTTGCGCTATCGCAGTTCTTCATGGCCTGGATTCTGGCGGCGATGTACCTACGTGCTGCTGGGCGGTTCGATGAGATGGCGAAGGATGTGGTTGATAAGGCGAGGCGTTAG
- a CDS encoding cation acetate symporter yields the protein MSTALIMFLVFIIVTLGITYWSARQATGANSFFAAGRRMTAWQNGVAVAGDYMSAASFLGIAGIIAFQGYDGFMYSVGWLVAYLTVLLIVAEPLRNAGKYTMADVLAYRLSPRPVRAMAALSTLTVSTFYMIAQMVGAGALVALLLKDSGITYHTAVIGVGVLMVTYVVFGGMLATTWVQIIKAVLLMAGTVLLSILVLAHFDFSFSKFFDAIGHVTYTENGVQVTKDFLQPGLRFKPPYGALDLISLSLALIFGTAGLPHILVRFYTVPDAKTARISVVWAMALIGSFYIMTTFLGFGAATIVGRDVIAANGGTNMSAPLLAQTLGGEVFFAFVAAIAFATILAVVAGLTISASTSFAHDFYTNVLHHGRERSPGEEVRVARITAFVVGAIAIAIAILLGPTANVAFLVALAFAVAASANLPVIIFSLFWKRFNTTGAVAGLATGLAASILLILIGPSFMKAEAIFPLENPGIVSIPLGFLGAVIGTLLTREPTAEEKFAELLVRANTGLGAEKAGGH from the coding sequence ATGTCCACAGCTTTAATCATGTTTCTTGTGTTCATCATCGTGACCCTAGGGATTACCTATTGGTCTGCGCGACAGGCCACTGGTGCGAATTCGTTCTTTGCTGCAGGTCGCCGCATGACTGCGTGGCAGAATGGCGTGGCCGTCGCTGGTGATTATATGAGCGCGGCGTCGTTTCTTGGCATCGCTGGGATCATTGCGTTCCAAGGGTACGATGGCTTTATGTATTCGGTCGGCTGGCTGGTCGCCTATCTCACCGTACTGCTCATTGTCGCAGAGCCGCTCCGCAATGCCGGCAAATATACGATGGCTGACGTGCTGGCCTATCGCTTGAGTCCGCGCCCGGTACGCGCGATGGCCGCCCTTAGTACACTCACTGTCAGTACCTTCTATATGATTGCGCAGATGGTTGGTGCGGGTGCGCTCGTAGCGTTGTTGCTGAAAGACTCGGGCATTACCTATCACACCGCTGTCATCGGGGTAGGGGTGCTGATGGTTACCTATGTGGTGTTTGGCGGCATGCTGGCGACGACGTGGGTGCAGATCATTAAGGCAGTTCTCTTGATGGCTGGCACGGTTCTCCTCAGCATTCTCGTCTTGGCGCACTTTGACTTTAGCTTTAGTAAATTCTTCGACGCCATTGGTCATGTGACATATACCGAGAACGGAGTCCAGGTAACAAAGGACTTTCTCCAGCCTGGGTTGCGATTCAAGCCGCCATACGGAGCGCTCGACCTCATCTCGCTGAGTTTGGCTTTGATCTTCGGCACGGCAGGATTGCCACATATCTTAGTGCGGTTTTACACCGTGCCCGATGCAAAGACGGCGCGCATCAGTGTGGTGTGGGCAATGGCACTGATTGGCAGTTTCTATATCATGACGACGTTCCTCGGATTTGGGGCAGCGACTATTGTCGGACGCGACGTGATTGCGGCCAACGGCGGCACCAACATGAGTGCACCGTTACTGGCACAGACGTTAGGTGGCGAGGTGTTCTTTGCGTTCGTCGCGGCGATTGCTTTTGCTACGATCCTTGCGGTTGTCGCTGGACTCACTATCAGTGCATCAACGTCTTTTGCCCATGATTTTTACACCAACGTGCTGCATCATGGCAGAGAACGAAGCCCTGGCGAAGAGGTCCGAGTCGCGCGCATCACCGCGTTTGTCGTGGGAGCGATTGCCATTGCCATTGCCATTTTGCTTGGACCTACTGCGAATGTGGCATTCCTGGTTGCGTTGGCTTTTGCTGTTGCTGCCTCAGCCAATCTGCCTGTGATTATTTTTTCGCTATTTTGGAAACGGTTTAATACCACAGGAGCAGTTGCTGGATTAGCCACCGGGCTTGCTGCCTCGATTCTCCTCATTCTCATCGGTCCAAGCTTCATGAAAGCAGAGGCAATTTTTCCGCTTGAGAATCCAGGGATTGTGAGTATCCCGTTAGGGTTCCTTGGTGCGGTCATCGGAACATTGCTGACTCGTGAACCTACTGCGGAAGAGAAGTTTGCTGAACTACTGGTGCGGGCGAATACGGGTCTGGGAGCGGAGAAGGCAGGGGGACACTGA
- a CDS encoding VOC family protein, with protein sequence MGRIGDRPSILLHRFPDSPFPRFLLKQLRTLARFTAHTGRAKMVKGIYHINVNVTDFERSLAFYQLLGFKIVRDLGEVGNKYLERGLKIPQLRGRAVLMQVGDDRRSTRLDLIEWKTPKTEGRAYPHLYHAGMARIALVTDALQAVCDKVKAANIAGVEFFSDPQLIPNGSGGKDAFVCFTDPDGTVIELIQFGGV encoded by the coding sequence ATGGGGAGAATCGGAGACCGCCCCTCCATTCTTCTGCACCGATTCCCCGATTCTCCGTTTCCCCGGTTCCTTCTCAAACAATTGAGAACCCTTGCGAGATTCACTGCTCACACAGGAAGGGCAAAGATGGTCAAAGGCATCTACCATATTAACGTGAACGTCACCGACTTCGAGCGGTCGCTCGCTTTTTACCAACTCTTGGGTTTCAAGATCGTGCGTGACCTTGGTGAAGTCGGGAACAAGTATCTGGAACGGGGATTGAAAATTCCACAACTGCGTGGTCGTGCGGTGCTCATGCAAGTCGGAGATGATCGCCGTTCGACACGTCTTGATCTGATTGAATGGAAAACCCCGAAGACCGAAGGCCGAGCTTATCCGCATCTCTATCATGCCGGTATGGCCCGTATCGCTTTGGTGACCGACGCATTGCAAGCCGTGTGTGACAAAGTAAAAGCAGCGAATATCGCTGGAGTAGAATTTTTCTCTGATCCGCAGCTCATTCCCAACGGCTCGGGTGGGAAGGATGCGTTTGTGTGTTTTACTGATCCTGATGGGACGGTGATCGAGTTGATTCAGTTTGGTGGCGTGTAA